The segment GCACGCTCGCCAAGCTCCGCGCCGCGGTGGTCAACTCCCGCGCGCTCGCCGAGGTCGGCCGCGGCCTGGACCTCGGGGCCTTCATCCGCCTGGGCAAGGGCGAGGAGGGCACCGGCGGCCGCGACAAGTCGTCGATCCTCGCCGACACCGTCGAGGCCGTGATCGGCGCGACCTACCTCGACCAGGGCCTGGACGCGGCCACCGAGTTCGTCCACCGCCTGTTCGACCCGCTGATCGCGGAATCCGCCCAGCTCGGCGCCGGCCTCGACTGGAAGACCAGCCTCCAGGAGCTCACCGCCGCCGTGGGCCTCGGCGTGCCCGAGTACGTGGTCACCGAATCCGGCCCGGACCACGAGAAGACCTTCACCGCCGCCGCCCGGGTCGCCGGACAGGACCACGGCTCCGGCAGCGGACGCTCGAAGAAGGAAGCCGAGCAGAAGGCCGCCGAGTCCGCCTGGCGCGCGATCAAGGCCCAGCACGAAGCCCGGAACGAGGCCGCGGCGCCCGCCGCCGACCAGCCCGCCACGACGGTCTGACCGGCCCGCCGTGCCCGAGCTGCCCGAGGTCGAGGTCGTCCGCCGCGGTCTGGCCCGCTGGGCCGCCGGACGCACCGTCGCCGAGGCGCGGGTGCTGCACCCGCGCGCCGTCCGCCGCCAGGCCGGCGGCGCCGACGAGTTCAGCGCGCTGCTGCGCGGCCGCACGCTCGGCGAACCGCAGCGCCGCGGCAAGTACCTGTGGGTGCCGCTCGGCGACGGCCTGTCGATGATCGGGCACCTCGGGATGAGCGGCCAACTCCTCGTCCAGGAACCCGAGATGGCCGACTCCCCGCACCTGCGGGCCCGGCTCCGGTTCACCGACGGCGGCACCGAACTGCGCTTCGTCGACCAGCGCACCTTCGGCGGCCTCGCCGTCGAGGAAGCCGAGGACGGCGACCCCGAAGCCACCCCGCGCTCGCTCGCCCACATCGCCCGCGACCCGCTCGACGCCCGCTTCGACGACGACGCCTTCGCCCGCGCCCTGCGCGCCAAGCGCACCACCGTCAAACGCGCCCTGCTCGACCAGACCCTGGTCAGCGGCGTCGGCAACATCTACGCCGACGAGGCGCTCTGGCGCAGCCGCCTGCACTTCGACCGCCCCACCGCCACCCTGACCCGCCCCGCCGCACTCGAACTGCTCGGCCACGCCCGGGACGTCATGACGGCGGCGCTGGCCGTCGGCGGCACCAGCTTCGACTCGATGTACGTCAACGTCAACGGCGAGAGCGGCTACTTCTCCCGCGACCTCGACGCCTACGGCCGGGAGGGCGAGCCCTGCCGCCGCTGCGGGACGCCGATGCGGCGGGACGCCTGGATGAACCGCTCCAGCTACTCCTGCCCGAAGTGCCAGCGCCCGCCCCGGGCCTGAGCCGTCCGCGCGCTCAGCTCCAGGCGATCCGCTCCACCTCCCGCAGCCGGTAGGCGCCCAGGAACTCCGGGTCGAGGGTGAGCAGCCACTGCGCCAGCTCCGCCGGGGCGGCACCGGCCTCGTCGTGGAGGCCGAAGCGCACCTCCAGGCGGCGCTGCAGCCAGCGGTCGACGAGCAGCGAGAGCCGCTCGTCCGGGTGGGCCGCCCACCGCTCCAGCCACCGGAAGGGGGAGCCGGTCAGCGGGACGAGCAGCTCCAGCGCCTCCCCCGGGTGCCGCCCGGAGGGCTCCCGCAGGATCGCCTCCCACCAGGCCCGCAGGAAGCGCTCCACGGCCGGGCGCTCGGGCCACCCGCCCCAGCCGGCCGCCAGCAGCCGGGACGCGACCACCGCCGGGTCGGGCCCGGCAGCGTCCAGCGCGACCCGGCGCAGGATCCGCGGGGTCAACCGGCGGTAGAGGCCGGGGAAGTCGCCCCAGTGGTCGGGCACCTCACCGGCCACCGCGTCCACCAGCAGGTCGGGCACCCCGCCGACCGGGCCGGCCAGCAGCGCGAGGCCGCCGCCGGGGTGGCAGTACGCGCAGCCCTCGACGGCGACCGGCCGTTCGGCGTGCGGGGCGAAGACGGCGTCCAGGTGGTCGAGCGCGTCGAGCAGTTCGGTCATGGCGGCCCGCCGGGGAGACCTCACCCGGCGACCGGGGAGGGGACGACGCTAGCAGCCCCGGCGCCGGGCCGTCAGCCCGACTGCCCGGCGGGGGTCTGCTCCTCCTCGGCGGCGGCCTGCAGCGCGCCGCCCTCCTCGCCGAAGTAGGCGACGCCGACGGCGCTCGCCACCGCCAGGACGAAGCCGGAGACGGCCAGCCAGCCCAGGCCGTCCCGGGAGGAGTCGCCCAGCCAGAGCACGCCCACCGCGCCGGGGACGACCGTCTCGCCGACCACCAGGGCGGCGGTCGCGCCGTTCACCGAGCCGACCTGCAGGGCGACGGTGTGCAGGTACATGCCGCCGATGCCGCCGACCAGCACGGCGTACAGCGCCGGGTCGGCGAGCAGTGCGCCCAGGTCGAAGGGCTGCACGCCGTCCAGGATCCGCACCCCGATGCCCAGCGCGCCGAAGCCCAGGCCGGAGAGCAGGCCGGCCACGATCGCCCCGCCCGACCCGAGCCGGCGCACCAGCAGTGAGCCGCCCGCGATCAGCACCGCCGAGCCGATCAGCAGCGCCCAGTGGAAGGCGCGGGCCGCCTCGTGCCCGCCCTCCGGGCCGGCCGCCACCGCGAGCAGCACCAGCGCGCCGCACAGGACGCCGATCGACAGCCACTCCAACTGCCGCAGCCGCAGGCCCAGCAGCTTCACCGAGAGCACCGCGGTGATCACCAGGTTGGCGCTGATGATGGTCTGCGACAGGAACAGCGGCAGCAGCCGGGCGGCCAGCGCGCCGAGGCCGAAACCGATGAAGTCCAGCACCGTGCCGAGGATGAACTCCCAGGTGACGGCGGCCTTCGCGGTCGAGGACAGGCTCGGCCCGCCGTGCTCGGTGACGTTGCCCGCCGCTGCCTCCTGCCGGGCCGAGCGGCGGGCGCCGAGGGCCTGCAGCACCGAGCCGGTGCCGTAGCAGACGGACGCCGCGACGGCGGTGACGAGGCCGAGGATCACCTGGGGTCTCCTGTCGGGGGAGGGGAAGGGGGAGGGAAAACGGGAGGGGGAACGGGCGCGGAAGATCGTCACCACTATGCCCGTTCGGACGACCCCGGTGGCACGCCCGGCCCCGACTCCGGCCGGTCGGCGGGGGTCCGGGGCGCCGGACTCGCCC is part of the Kitasatospora setae KM-6054 genome and harbors:
- a CDS encoding DMT family protein, which gives rise to MILGLVTAVAASVCYGTGSVLQALGARRSARQEAAAGNVTEHGGPSLSSTAKAAVTWEFILGTVLDFIGFGLGALAARLLPLFLSQTIISANLVITAVLSVKLLGLRLRQLEWLSIGVLCGALVLLAVAAGPEGGHEAARAFHWALLIGSAVLIAGGSLLVRRLGSGGAIVAGLLSGLGFGALGIGVRILDGVQPFDLGALLADPALYAVLVGGIGGMYLHTVALQVGSVNGATAALVVGETVVPGAVGVLWLGDSSRDGLGWLAVSGFVLAVASAVGVAYFGEEGGALQAAAEEEQTPAGQSG
- the mutM gene encoding bifunctional DNA-formamidopyrimidine glycosylase/DNA-(apurinic or apyrimidinic site) lyase yields the protein MPELPEVEVVRRGLARWAAGRTVAEARVLHPRAVRRQAGGADEFSALLRGRTLGEPQRRGKYLWVPLGDGLSMIGHLGMSGQLLVQEPEMADSPHLRARLRFTDGGTELRFVDQRTFGGLAVEEAEDGDPEATPRSLAHIARDPLDARFDDDAFARALRAKRTTVKRALLDQTLVSGVGNIYADEALWRSRLHFDRPTATLTRPAALELLGHARDVMTAALAVGGTSFDSMYVNVNGESGYFSRDLDAYGREGEPCRRCGTPMRRDAWMNRSSYSCPKCQRPPRA
- the rnc gene encoding ribonuclease III, translating into MSDSGSSTRKPNPATNGGKGGGPASTEYDVLEGRLGYSLERALLVRALTHRSYAYENGGLPTNERLEFLGDSVLGLVVTDTLYRLHPEVAEGTLAKLRAAVVNSRALAEVGRGLDLGAFIRLGKGEEGTGGRDKSSILADTVEAVIGATYLDQGLDAATEFVHRLFDPLIAESAQLGAGLDWKTSLQELTAAVGLGVPEYVVTESGPDHEKTFTAAARVAGQDHGSGSGRSKKEAEQKAAESAWRAIKAQHEARNEAAAPAADQPATTV